In the genome of Ferrovibrio terrae, the window GGTGATCCAGCTCAAGGATGTCATGCAGGAAGAAACCGCGGCGCTGGAACGCTTTTCCTATGACGGGTTGGAGCGCTCGACCGAGCAAAAGCGCATCATCTCGGGCCTGTTGCGCGACAAGCAGAAGGTTTTGCGCAAGCATCCCGATGCACTGGCCAGCGCACCGGAAGGTGAGCGCAAGCAGCTTGAAAAGCTGCTGGGCGAAATGCAGACCGTCGGCAAGCGCAATGAAATTCTCGTGCGCACGGCGCGCGACGCCAATCAGAAACTGCTGAACGCCGTGATCCGTGGCGCCACCAAGCAGAACCAGCTTGGTACCGGCTACGGCAAGTCCGGCGCGATGACCGCGCTGACCGCCAATTACGGCTCGCGCCAGCCGGTGTCGCTGTTCAGCAACGAGACCTGCTGAACATTTCCACCGTTCCCCCCCGCCAGTACCCACTTGCCCCGCCCGGAGAACCGGACGGGGCCTTCTTTTAGCGCGTTGCCGCTAATTGGTTGGCGGCGCCGGCCGGATCGGCCGAGAGGTATCCAGCGGCCCCTGTATAGGTGCTGCATTGTTGCCGGCGCGGTTCTGCCCAGTGCTATTCTGATCTGCCGGTGCGCGGCTGGGGCCCGGTTGCTGGTCGCTTGAGGCACGGCTGGGATCGCGATATTCCGGCATGGCGTTCAGCGTCTCGCGGCTGACATCTGTCTTCACCACGAGATCGCTGCCCTGGCTGCTGAAGCGCAAACGCTCAAATGGCAACACGACCTTGCGTTCGCCCATCCCCAGCACGCCGCCCATCGCAACGACAACGGCATTGACGCGACCGTCGGTCGTGACCAGCACCTCATCGACGTCACCAAGCTTGTCGTTCACGGAATTCACGACATCAGCGCCGATCAGGCGTGCGCCCTTCACTTCCGCCGTTCCCGTGCCCGGGATCGGGACGATCGTATCTGACTTCGTTTTCGATTTTCCGGCATCCTGCGCCACGGCGAACCCAGACAGCGCCAGCAGCAAAGCGACGGCGGAAACAGCAGCGAGATTGCGTTTCATGGCATCCTCTTTCGTCTGTTTTCCCAGTCTTTAGATATAGGGCGCACGGCTCCGCCCGCCGTGGGATCAGGCCGATAATGCTGCAATATAGCTGTGATACTGAGCCGTTTAGCGGAACCCGAACGCAAAGCCTCGCTAGGCCGCGCGATCGTCCTCATGCGCCAGCACAACGTCGAGAAACGCCTGGCCGAACCGCTCCAGCTTGGCTTGGCCAATACCGTGAATGTCGGTCAGGCGATACAGGCTGGTCGGGCGTTTCGCGGCCAGCTCCAGCAAAGTGCGATCGGAAAAAATCACATAGGCCGGCTGCTGCAACTCGGCGGCAAGCTGGCGCCGCAGATTCTTCAGCGCCGACAGAAGACGCTGATCGGAGGGTTGCAGCGCAGTCTCCGCCATCGACGATCCGCTGCGCCGGCTGCGGTCGCGCTTTGCTGACAGGGATTCCTGCCGCATCTCGACTTTGCTCTGACCGCGTAGGACCAGGCGTCCGGCATCGGTGATGAACCAGCCGCCATGGCCCGCGATATCCAGCTCGATCAGACCGGCGCCATAAAGCTGGCGGAAGATCGAGCGCCAGCTGTTGGCATCGCGATCCTTGCCGACACCGAAGGTCGGCAGGCGATCATGCTCGCTGCGCAGAATGGCGTCGGTGGTGTTGCCCAGCAGGATCTGCACCAGATGCTCGGTGCCATACCGCTGGCCGGTGCGCATCATGGCCGAGAGTGCCTTCTGTGCTTCTGTGGTGCCATCGAACCGCGCCACGCCGTCCTGGCAGAGATCGCAATGGCCGCAGGGTTCGGAGCTTTCGCCGAAATAGGCCAGCAGCGTCTGGCGACGACAGCGCGGCGACTCACACAGCGCGATCAATGCATTAAAGCGCTGGCGCTCAATGCGCTTGCGTTCGTCCGAGGCCTCACCTTCCTCGATCTGCAGCCGGCGCAGACGCATGTCATCGAGGCCGTAGAGCGTCATGGTCTCGGCCGGCAGGCCATCGCGACCGGCGCGGCCGATTTCCTGATAATAGGCCTCCACATTGCGTGGCATGTCGGCATGGCAGACAAATCGCACATCCGGCTTGTCGATCCCCATGCCAAACGCCACGGTCGCCACCATCACCACACCGTCTTCACGCAGGAAAGTATCCTGGTTGGCATCGCGCAGGCGTTGCTCCATGCCGGCATGGTAGGCCAGCGCGGTATGGCCCATGGCATTGAGCCCGGCGGCCAGATCTTCCGTGCGCTTGCGCGAAGAACAGTAAACGATGCCGCTCATGCCCCGGCGTGCGGCGATAAAGTCGCCGATCTGCTTTTTCGCGCTCGCCTTGGGCAGCATCATCAGATGCAGGTTCGGACGGTCGAAGCTGCGAATGAAGGTGCGCGGAGACGTCGCGAACAGCTTCTGCACGATATCGGCGCGGGTCGGCGCATCGGCCGTGGCCGTCAGCGCGATGGTGGTGATGTCGCCCAGCTCGGCCCGAATCTGCCCGAGCGCAAGGTATTCAGGCCGGAAATCATGCCCCCATTGCGACACGCAATGCGCCTCGTCAATCGCCAGCAGGTTGGCGCCGGAGCGCTTCAGCAATGCCACCGTGTCGGACCGCACCAGCCGTTCCGGCGCGACATAGAGCAATCGCAATGTGCCTTCGCGCAAGTCGCGATAGACGCGCTGGTTCTCGGCCTCGTCATTGGCCGAGTTCAGACTCGCGGCATTGACGCCAAAGCCCTGCAACTGCCGCACCTGATCGCGCATCAGTGCAATCAGCGGCGACACCACCACAGTGAGACCGTTACTCAGGATCGCCGGCAATTGGTAGCAGAGCGACTTGCCGCTGCCGGTCGGCATCACGGCCAGCACATCCTCGCCCTCCAGCAGCACCTGCACGATTTCGGCCTGCCCGGCGCGAAAGCGCTCGAAGCCGAAAACCCTGTGCAGTGTCGATTCTGCCGCGTCTAGAGAGGACGATCCCATGTCACCTGCTGTGCGACGGCACCGATTCGCCGCCTGCACCACCGGCATAGCAAAGCAGGGGACGAGCCGCGAGGCCTACCGCGCCCGCCTGTGCAGGATTGGTGGTTTATCGCCGCACAGCGTCGAGATCGTTCCACACCTTCTGGTCGACCAGTAGGCCGCCGCGCACCGTGAACCGGTCGATGAAGCGGATGCCGGAAAAAGCCGAACCGTCCGGCCACACGCCTTCCAGCGTGCCGAAACAGTAGACCACGGCGCTTTCCATGCCCGGCACGGTGTCGAAACGCTCATAGGCCTTGCCGATCCGCTGGTAGCGCGGCCGGGCCCAGTCGATCAGTTCCTCGAGCTTCGCGAAACTCGCGCCGCCCGGAAAGGTCATGGCGAAATCCGCTGCCAGCATGGTTTTGGCGGCCGCGAGGTCGCGACGTTCCATGGCACCGAGGAAATCGCGCACGATCTGTTCCGGTGCTGGTGGCGGAGCCTTCGGGTTTTTTCGCTGGTTGCCGCGCCGGTAATTGCTCTGCTTCACTTCCTCGATCGCGATGGTAATACCGTCCGGAATGGCTTCCAGCACCGTGCGGGTCACTGCGCTGTAGCCTTCGAGCAGACGATCGCGTACCGCCTCGTCGTAGCCTTCGATCAGTGTCACGCGGATCACCGGCATGTCAGCCTCCGTGTTTGATAAGCGTGGCAGCGGTACGTCCGGCTTTGGCGCCCAGTACGGTGGCCATCAGCAGACCATTGCCCGAAAGGTATCCATCGCGCCCCTGCCCCGAGAGGCCGCAGGCCGCACCGCCACCGGCGAGAAGATTCGGCAGTGGCGCGCCGTTCGCACGCAGCACACGGGCATCGCTGTCGACCCGCAGGCCGCCCTGCGTGTGGAACAGCGCGCCGGTCACTTTCACAGCATAGAAAGCACCTGCCAGTGCCGGCTTGCCGGTGAAATCACGACCGAACCGGTCACTGCCCCGTCCCGCAGCCAGTTGCTGCGTCTCGGCCAGTGTCGCGGCCAGCGTCGCTGCCGGCAGGCCGCAGAGTTCGGCGAGCGCCCCGATACTGTCGGCCGAGCGGATCGCGCCAGCCTTCAGTGCCTCGCGGTAGTCCTCGAATTCAAGGCCGAGCTTGTGCAGGCGTTCGTCATAGATATTCCAGGCGATGGCTCCGGGCTGGGCAATGACGCGCATCGCC includes:
- a CDS encoding nuclear transport factor 2 family protein, with protein sequence MPVIRVTLIEGYDEAVRDRLLEGYSAVTRTVLEAIPDGITIAIEEVKQSNYRRGNQRKNPKAPPPAPEQIVRDFLGAMERRDLAAAKTMLAADFAMTFPGGASFAKLEELIDWARPRYQRIGKAYERFDTVPGMESAVVYCFGTLEGVWPDGSAFSGIRFIDRFTVRGGLLVDQKVWNDLDAVRR
- a CDS encoding flagellar export chaperone FlgN; this encodes MNQKQQPQPARQPLSPRAAQRLGVDTPRMMDNIGQGAVPPTVAELSDLVIQLKDVMQEETAALERFSYDGLERSTEQKRIISGLLRDKQKVLRKHPDALASAPEGERKQLEKLLGEMQTVGKRNEILVRTARDANQKLLNAVIRGATKQNQLGTGYGKSGAMTALTANYGSRQPVSLFSNETC
- a CDS encoding PRC-barrel domain-containing protein, with protein sequence MKRNLAAVSAVALLLALSGFAVAQDAGKSKTKSDTIVPIPGTGTAEVKGARLIGADVVNSVNDKLGDVDEVLVTTDGRVNAVVVAMGGVLGMGERKVVLPFERLRFSSQGSDLVVKTDVSRETLNAMPEYRDPSRASSDQQPGPSRAPADQNSTGQNRAGNNAAPIQGPLDTSRPIRPAPPTN
- the recQ gene encoding DNA helicase RecQ; the encoded protein is MGSSSLDAAESTLHRVFGFERFRAGQAEIVQVLLEGEDVLAVMPTGSGKSLCYQLPAILSNGLTVVVSPLIALMRDQVRQLQGFGVNAASLNSANDEAENQRVYRDLREGTLRLLYVAPERLVRSDTVALLKRSGANLLAIDEAHCVSQWGHDFRPEYLALGQIRAELGDITTIALTATADAPTRADIVQKLFATSPRTFIRSFDRPNLHLMMLPKASAKKQIGDFIAARRGMSGIVYCSSRKRTEDLAAGLNAMGHTALAYHAGMEQRLRDANQDTFLREDGVVMVATVAFGMGIDKPDVRFVCHADMPRNVEAYYQEIGRAGRDGLPAETMTLYGLDDMRLRRLQIEEGEASDERKRIERQRFNALIALCESPRCRRQTLLAYFGESSEPCGHCDLCQDGVARFDGTTEAQKALSAMMRTGQRYGTEHLVQILLGNTTDAILRSEHDRLPTFGVGKDRDANSWRSIFRQLYGAGLIELDIAGHGGWFITDAGRLVLRGQSKVEMRQESLSAKRDRSRRSGSSMAETALQPSDQRLLSALKNLRRQLAAELQQPAYVIFSDRTLLELAAKRPTSLYRLTDIHGIGQAKLERFGQAFLDVVLAHEDDRAA